Proteins from one Malaya genurostris strain Urasoe2022 chromosome 2, Malgen_1.1, whole genome shotgun sequence genomic window:
- the LOC131428793 gene encoding uncharacterized protein LOC131428793, translating to MPRQNQRSAVPDHNCSACDLPDDSKMVSCDECHAWFHFTCVGVTQEIEDHSWSCSKCANDSKKDEHDTGDDLTANNSTDPQPMPNPLLSGTSKVQLAELQLQLLEEEYALERKFLQRKYELLMTTKTGNLGTDSTILPPRHQSSTLPPRLTAPFLNPVNPLLDTATVNDTVLLNQSQIAARHAVSKELPVYNGNPEEWPLFFATFENTTKLCGYTPEENMARLQRCLRGKALDAVRCQLLHPLNLGHVLSTLKMLFGRPEIIVYSLVQKINHIPSPRADKLNSIVDFALAVRNMVATIQACNLEEHLCNITLLQSLVDRLPSMIKLNWATHRQNMKRVTLIEFSDWLYALAEAASAVTVPPLINTTEANHRRGRNDDGFVHAHTVTETGPSSQEFDGTNCIICQGSCPTVGHCKQFLRQDHSSRWALLRNHKLCRCCLKLHKGLCKFSKQCGKDGCPYKHHQLLHNDAKDKSNQHNRSDAQPTETQSIMHSSTELGSNNFNCNTHRTCEKSVLFKYIPVILYNQGRSINTYAFLDSGSSLTLLEESLASDLNLQGERHPLCLRWTADTCRYEDSAIKTSVDVSGIRSADKKYRLSDVYTVKELKLPLQTLPVERLARSHAHLKGIPVDSYVDIQPRILIGVNNTHVVHSLDSREGNEHEPIATKTRLGWIIYGTSLTHTARSSDPIVNFHLCSHSYGGNSSNDDALDDAVKKYFALESLGITKSQKAMLSTEDERALKILRSTTSLCHGRYQTGLLWKYDDVRLPNSKPLAERRHRCLMKKLQRDPELLNILKLKMNDYLEKGYIRKLSSEESMMNNDRIWYLPIFPVFNRNKPGKVRIVWDAAASTGGVSLNSVLLKGPDLLTSLLSVLHKFRERRVAISGDIREMYHQVVINDGDQHCQRFMWCEDDEAGEPSEYIMKVMTFGATCSPSSAQFIMNENATRFEQQFPLAVDAIRRRHYVDDMLTSVDTENEAILLASNVRFIHQQGGFEMRNWMSNSSTVLRALGAARRNDKNMDMDSSQCFEKVLGMWWNTENDVFRYKLSTDRNRELLSGKEIPTKREVLRTLMCTYDPLGLIANYMMPLKILLQEIWRAGTGWDERIGDREFAKWNSWLNMLPYIESVRIPRCYYAPNANNSRQIIELHTFVDTSESGMAAVSYFRFVTENQIYCVLVGSKTRVAPLKFVSIPRLELQAAVIGVRLAQSILQNHTYEIAHGYYWTDARDVICWLKSDHRRYSQFVGFRVGEILESSNTTEWRWLPGKLNVADEATKWQHLPSFDDSNRWFRAPPFLWKPHADWPVSSVNEWTSTEEIRTNLLHHYESPISDILEPKNYSSWKHLIRLTAFVRRFPLNVRRRKIGKYPVTGPLTSDELSDAENRIDESNYAGKYTKHPIVLPRDHPATNLILQEIHNRYHHQCHKTFINEVSRKFYIARVHVACWRIRRECQRCKIRSARPQPPAMGNLPKARLAAYVRPFSYIGVDYFGPMTVVIGRRSEKRWDVLITCLTTRAIHIEIAHSLSADSCIMAIRNCISRRGTPVQIVSDRGTNFIKADKELKKGLAGLDQERMIAELTTPETSWTFNPPASPHMGGCWERLIQSVKRVLAEIRPTRPPSDEVLRNTMLEIENIINSRPLTQVPIDHESSPALTPNHFLCFSFTTELEGVANIGKRVLEKVGSGLPTNDHPEN from the exons ATGCCCCGACAAAACCAGCGATCAGCAGTACCGGATCATAACTGTAGTGCTTGTGATTTACCTGACGACAGTAAAATGGTGAGCTGTGACGAGTGCCATGCGTGGTTTCACTTTACCTGTGTCGGTGTTACTCAAGAAATCGAGGATCACAGTTGGAGCTGCTCGAAGTGCGCAAATGACTCCAAGAAAGATGAACACGACACAGGTGACGATTTGACGGCAAACAATAGCACTGACCCGCAACCTATGCCAAACCCATTGTTATCAGGTACATCGAAGGTACAATTAGCCGAATTACAATTACAACTGCTAGAAGAAGAGTACGCGCTTGAGCGAAAGTTCCTACAAAGGAAGTATGAACTTTTAATGACGACCAAAACAGGGAATTTAGGGACAGACAGCACCATCTTGCCACCGCGGCATCAGTCATCTACCCTACCGCCGCGGCTCACAGCGCCTTTTCTCAATCCCGTGAATCCGTTACTCGATACAGCCACAGTGAATGATACAGTATTGCTCAACCAAAGCCAAATTGCTGCACGTCACGCCGTATCAAAAGAGTTACCAGTCTATAACGGCAACCCTGAAGAATGGCCACTATTTTTCGCGACCTTCGAAAACACAACAAAGCTTTGTGGATACACTCCTGAGGAAAACATGGCGCGATTGCAACGATGCCTCAGAGGTAAAGCACTAGACGCTGTCCGCTGTCAGCTTCTGCACCCTTTAAATTTGGGGCACGTCTTGTCGACACTCAAAATGTTATTCGGACGACCAGAAATTATTGTCTATTCACTGGTTCAGAAAATCAATCATATTCCATCGCCACGAGCAGATAAGCTAAACTCGATCGTCGATTTTGCGCTAGCTGTGCGAAACATGGTAGCCACAATACAGGCATGCAATCTAGAAGAACATCTTTGCAACATTACCCTGTTGCAGAGCTTAGTAGATAGATTGCCTTCAATGATAAAGCTCAACTGGGCGACTCATCGTCAAAACATGAAACGAGTCACTCTAATCGAATTCAGCGACTGGTTATATGCGCTAGCAGAAGCAGCAAGTGCGGTGACAGTGCCTCCCTTGATTAATACTACCGAAGCTAATCATCGACGGGGAAGAAATGACGACGGATTCGTACATGCACATACGGTAACCGAGACGGGGCCGTCTTCACAAGAATTCGATGGCACAAATTGCATAATCTGTCAGGGTAGTTGCCCGACAGTAGGTCACTGTAAGCAGTTCTTAAGACAAGACCACTCTTCTCGTTGGGCTCTTCTAAGGAACCACAAATTGTGTCGTTGTTGTCTAAAGTTGCATAAAGGACTGTGCAAATTCAGTAAACAATGCGGGAAAGACGGGTGCCCATACAAGCATCACCAGCTGCTTCATAACGATGCCAAGGACAAGTCGAATCAACACAACCGCAGTGATGCCCAACCGACTGAAACACAATCGATTATGCATAGCTCAACCGAGTTAGGTTCAAACAACTTCAATTGCAATACTCATCGCACGTGCGAAAAGTCAGTGTTGTTTAAATACATTCCAGTAATACTATACAATCAAGGGCGATCCATTAATACGTACGCCTTCTTAGATAGTGGATCCTCACTTACGTTACTAGAAGAGAGTCTAGCATCCGATTTAAATCTTCAAGGAGAAAGGCACCCTCTATGCCTTCGGTGGACTGCCGATACGTGTCGCTATGAAGATTCAGCGATCAAGACCTCCGTTGATGTATCCGGAATACGAAGCGCAGATAAGAAGTATCGTCTCTCTGATGTTTATACAGTAAAGGAGTTGAAGCTGCCTCTTCAAACCTTACCAGTGGAGAGGCTTGCCAGAAGTCATGCTCACCTTAAGGGAATACCGGTCGACTCATACGTTGACATACAACCTCGAATACTAATAGGTGTAAATAACACCCATGTCGTGCATTCACTAGACAGTCGCGAAGGGAACGAGCACGAACCGATAGCGACCAAAACTCGGCTTGGATGGATTATCTACGGTACCAGTCTGACGCATACTGCCCGTAGTAGCGATCCCATAGTTAACTTTCATTTATGCTCACACTCTTACGGAGGCAATTCGTCAAATGATGACGCTCTCGACGATGCCGTAAAGAAATACTTTGCATTAGAAAGTCTGGGAATTACAAAGTCGCAAAAGGCAATGCTTTCGACCGAAGACGAAAGAGCTCTGAAAATTCTCCGTTCTACAACGAGTCTCTGCCATGGTCGTTACCAAACGGGCCTCCTGTGGAAATACGACGATGTAAGGCTACCGAATAGCAAACCACTAGCCGAGCGACGACACCGTTGCCTGATGAAAAAGCTGCAACGCGACCCCGAACTGTTGAATATACTGAAGTTGAAAATGAATGATTATCTGGAAAAGGGATATATTCGCAAGCTCTCAAGCGAAGAATCCATGATGAACAACGATCGTATATGGTACCTACCCATATTTCCCgtatttaatcgaaataaaccGGGCAAAGTACGCATAGTATGGGACGCTGCGGCTTCGACAGGAGGCGTCTCGTTGAACtcagtccttctaaaaggcccAGACCTCTTAACATCCTTACTATCAGTACTGCACAAATTTCGAGAGCGGCGAGTCGCGATATCCGGTGATATACGCGAAATGTATCACCAAGTCGTTATAAACGATGGTGATCAGCACTGTCAACGATTCATGTGGTGCGAGGATGACGAGGCAGGGGAGCCTAGCGAGTACATCATGAAAGTAATGACCTTCGGGGCTACGTGCTCGCCCAGCAGCGCTCAGTTCATCATGAACGAGAACGCGACACGATTCGAGCAACAATTTCCGTTAGCGGTTGATGCGATCAGACGTAGGCATTATGTTGACGACATGCTTACAAGCGTCGACACTGAAAATGAAGCGATTCTGCTCGCGTCAAACGTTCGCTTCATTCATCAGCAAGGAGGCTTCGAGATGCGAAACTGGATGTCAAATTCATCAACGGTTCTAAGAGCACTTGGTGCTGCACGAAGAAATGATAAGAACATGGACATGGATTCCAGCCAATGCTTTGAGAAAGTGCTAGGAATGTGGTGGAACACCGAGAATGACGTTTTTCGATATAAACTGTCAACTGATCGTAACCGTGAACTGCTCTCTGGAAAGGAAATACCGACCAAACGCGAAGTTCTCAGAACGTTAATGTGTACCTACGACCCCCTCGGTCTGATCGCAAACTACATGATGCCTTTGAAGATACTTCTCCAAGAAATTTGGAGGGCCGGCACGGGCTGGGACGAGCGAATTGGTGACAGAGAATTTGCAAAGTGGAATTCATGGTTGAACATGTTGCCGTACATTGAATCAGTGCGAATTCCTAGGTGCTACTATGCCCCTAACGCTAACAACAGCCGACAGATAATCGAGCTACATACGTTTGTAGACACCAGCGAGTCCGGAATGGCAGCAGTGTCGTACTTCCGCTTTGTAACAGAGAATCAAATATACTGCGTACTAGTTGGCTCCAAAACTCGAGTGGCACCGTTAAAATTTGTCTCAATTCCTCGTCTTGAACTTCAAGCAGCCGTCATTGGTGTGAGACTAGCTCAAAGCATCCTACAGAATCACACCTACGAAATTGCCCACGGTTATTATTGGACTGACGCACGTGACGTCATATGCTGGCTGAAGTCTGATCACCGGCGCTATTCACAAttcgttggttttcgtgtgggaGAAATCTTAGAATCGTCAAACACGACGGAATGGAGATGGCTGCCCGGCAAACTGAACGTTGCAGACGAAGCTACGAAATGGCAGCATTTACCATCGTTCGACGACAGTAATCGCTGGTTTCGAGCACCACCGTTTCTTTGGAAGCCGCACGCCGACTGGCCCGTATCGTCGGTTAACGAGTGGACATCGACAGAGGAGATTCGAACAAACCTGTTGCATCATTATGAGAGCCCGATTAGCGATATATTGGAGCCAAAAAATTATTCCAGCTGGAAACACTTAATTCGATTAACTGCCTTTGTCCGTCGATTCCCGTTGAACGTCAGGCGGAGAAAGATAGGAAAGTATCCGGTAACAGGTCCTCTCACCAGCGATGAACTATCGGACGCTGAGAA TCGTATTGATGAAAGTAATTACGCCGGAAAATATACGAAGCATCCTATTGTTCTACCGCGAGATCATCCGGCTACCAACCTAATCCTGCAAGAAATACATAATCGTTACCACCATCAATGTCACAAAACATTTATTAATGAAGTCAGCAGAAAATTCTACATCGCGCGAGTTCATGTTGCATGCTGGAGAATCCGACGCGAGTGTCAACGCTGCAAGATTCGGTCCGCGCGTCCTCAGCCACCAGCAATGGGAAATCTACCGAAAGCTCGCTTAGCAGCATACGTTCGTCCATTCTCCTACATAGGCGTAGACTACTTCGGCCCCATGACAGTGGTTATCGGTCGCCGGTCGGAAAAGCGCTGGGATGTCTTAATCACCTGCCTGACCACCCGTGCCATCCATATTGAGATAGCCCACTCGCTCTCAGCAGATTCGTGTATAATGGCGATCAGAAACTGTATATCCCGAAGAGGTACTCCAGTCCAAATAGTAAGCGATCGGGGCACAAACTTCATTAAAGCTGATAAGGAATTGAAAAAGGGACTAGCTGGCTTGGATCAAGAAAGAATGATTGCAGAGTTGACGACGCCCGAAACCTCGTGGACCTTCAACCCACCCGCGTCACCACACATGGGCGGCTGCTGGGAGCGGCTTATCCAATCGGTGAAAAGGGTGTTAGCAGAAATTAGACCAACGCGACCTCCCTCGGACGAAGTCCTGAGAAACACAATGCTGGAAATAGAAAATATCATCAATAGTAGACCATTAACACAGGTCCCGATCGATCATGAGTCATCTCCGGCTCTAACTCCCAACCATTTTCTT TGCTTCAGCTTTACGACAGAGCTGGAAGGTGTCGCAAATATTGGCAAACGCGTTTTGGAAAAGGTGGGTAGTGGATTACCTACCAACGATCACCCGGAGAACTAA